A genomic window from Flavobacterium johnsoniae includes:
- a CDS encoding efflux RND transporter periplasmic adaptor subunit: MDKIIPRKNKKIRYLTIAIAVFLVLVVIVAFAFNSKRTLNVKADELVIQKAEKAFFEDFVVFQAKVEPLNVMLVNVTEGGSVKEIFVENGAMVTKGQSLARLYNPNTELNYLTQETAIIEQINNLNTGKLNIRNQELNLTKDLVLIEHDYNDAKRLYDMNAKLYEKDVISKNDWNTFKESLRFQEERKRTILQSVQKEKQSNQVQISQINRSIQTMEKSLDILRNNKKNFLITAPETGRLTSFEPVLGKSFQAGASIGKIDSNKGYKLAAEVDEFYLEKIREGLKGQVEFKGKNLEVVVTKVIPEVKSGHFTVELAFTSKENIVLQDGLSFGVKLILSEKNKTLVIPRGTFNQEAAGKWIFVVKGNKAERRNIKLGRENPSYYEVLEGLKEGESVITSSYSDYKDIEELSLIKE; the protein is encoded by the coding sequence ATGGACAAGATAATTCCTCGTAAAAATAAAAAAATTAGATATCTCACAATAGCAATTGCTGTTTTTTTAGTTTTGGTTGTTATCGTGGCTTTTGCTTTCAATTCAAAAAGAACTTTAAATGTAAAAGCTGATGAATTGGTAATTCAAAAAGCAGAAAAAGCCTTTTTTGAAGATTTTGTAGTTTTTCAGGCAAAAGTTGAGCCATTGAATGTTATGCTGGTAAATGTTACTGAAGGCGGTTCTGTAAAAGAAATTTTTGTAGAAAATGGCGCAATGGTTACTAAAGGACAGTCGTTGGCTCGTTTATACAACCCAAATACAGAATTAAATTATTTGACTCAAGAAACTGCTATAATTGAGCAAATCAACAACTTAAATACAGGAAAATTAAACATCAGAAATCAAGAATTAAACTTGACTAAAGATTTGGTTTTAATCGAACACGATTATAATGATGCCAAAAGATTATATGACATGAACGCCAAACTTTACGAAAAAGACGTGATTTCTAAAAATGATTGGAATACTTTTAAAGAAAGTCTTCGTTTTCAGGAAGAAAGAAAAAGAACGATTTTGCAAAGTGTTCAGAAAGAAAAACAAAGCAATCAAGTTCAGATTTCTCAAATTAACCGATCCATTCAAACTATGGAAAAAAGCTTGGATATTCTAAGAAATAACAAAAAGAACTTTTTGATTACAGCGCCAGAAACGGGAAGATTGACTTCTTTTGAACCTGTTTTAGGAAAATCTTTTCAAGCTGGAGCAAGCATCGGTAAAATTGATTCTAATAAAGGTTACAAATTAGCCGCTGAAGTTGATGAATTTTACTTAGAAAAAATTAGAGAAGGCTTAAAAGGTCAAGTTGAATTTAAAGGAAAAAATCTGGAAGTTGTAGTTACAAAAGTAATTCCAGAAGTAAAAAGCGGACATTTTACAGTAGAGTTGGCTTTCACATCAAAAGAAAATATTGTTTTACAAGACGGACTTAGCTTTGGCGTAAAACTGATTTTGTCTGAAAAAAACAAAACACTTGTAATTCCGAGAGGAACTTTTAATCAAGAAGCGGCAGGAAAATGGATTTTTGTAGTAAAAGGAAATAAAGCCGAACGAAGAAATATAAAATTAGGACGCGAAAATCCTTCTTATTATGAAGTTCTTGAAGGATTAAAAGAAGGCGAATCTGTGATAACTTCTTCTTATTCTGACTATAAAGATATTGAAGAGCTTTCGCTTATAAAAGAATAA
- a CDS encoding sigma-54-dependent transcriptional regulator, with protein sequence MRKKQAQILVVDDQEEILFSAKMILKKHFETIFTTNSPKKIISLLSENEINVVLLDMNYRIGFEDGREGIHWLKEIKTLSPNTIVILMTAFGKIETAVEGIKIGAFDYVLKPWHNEKLLEIIEKAVVESRKNNKKATVEEGKNEKKYFVGTSAKIKQAYAIAEKVARTDANVLILGENGTGKYVFAEHIHQHSERKNQPFVHVDLGSLSDNLFESELFGYAKGAFTDAKIDTPGRFENASNGTIFLDEIGNIPLHLQAKLLHVLQTKTVTRLGESKPRPLNVRVIAATNSDIKTEVKNKTFREDLLYRINTMEINLPALRERKDDIVPMANFILEKIAEKYNHGPETSGWRFEENVNSYLEKYPWKGNVREMENKIERALILAENNTISVLDLDILDFEEIQENDENQLSEMEKGAIEKALFKHSGNISKTAEELGLSRAALYRRIEKYDLKN encoded by the coding sequence ATGAGAAAAAAGCAAGCTCAAATATTAGTTGTTGACGATCAGGAAGAAATTCTTTTTTCGGCAAAAATGATTCTCAAAAAGCATTTTGAAACCATTTTTACAACCAACAGTCCAAAAAAAATCATTTCGCTTTTAAGTGAAAATGAAATAAATGTGGTGCTTCTGGATATGAATTACAGAATTGGTTTTGAAGACGGACGCGAAGGAATTCATTGGTTGAAAGAAATTAAAACACTTTCTCCAAATACAATTGTGATTTTGATGACCGCTTTTGGAAAAATTGAAACCGCCGTAGAAGGCATAAAAATTGGCGCTTTTGATTATGTTTTAAAACCTTGGCATAACGAAAAATTGCTTGAAATTATCGAAAAAGCCGTTGTGGAAAGCAGAAAAAACAATAAAAAAGCAACAGTCGAAGAAGGTAAAAACGAAAAGAAATATTTCGTCGGAACTTCCGCCAAAATAAAACAAGCTTATGCAATAGCTGAAAAAGTGGCCAGAACCGACGCTAACGTTCTGATTTTGGGCGAAAACGGAACAGGAAAATATGTTTTTGCCGAACACATTCACCAACATTCAGAAAGAAAAAACCAGCCTTTTGTGCATGTAGATTTAGGTTCGTTAAGCGATAATTTGTTCGAAAGCGAACTTTTTGGTTACGCAAAAGGAGCTTTTACCGATGCTAAAATCGATACTCCAGGACGTTTTGAAAATGCTTCAAACGGAACTATTTTTTTAGATGAAATCGGAAATATTCCGCTGCATTTACAAGCTAAATTATTACACGTTTTACAAACCAAAACCGTAACGCGTTTAGGCGAAAGCAAACCTCGTCCGCTAAATGTTCGTGTTATTGCAGCGACAAACAGCGACATTAAAACCGAAGTAAAAAATAAAACTTTCCGCGAAGATTTGTTGTATCGAATTAATACAATGGAAATTAATCTTCCCGCTTTACGCGAAAGAAAAGATGACATTGTTCCGATGGCAAATTTTATTTTAGAAAAGATTGCCGAAAAGTACAATCATGGTCCCGAAACTTCGGGATGGCGTTTTGAGGAAAATGTCAACTCTTATTTAGAAAAATATCCATGGAAAGGAAATGTCCGAGAAATGGAAAATAAGATAGAACGCGCTCTAATTTTAGCCGAAAATAACACGATTTCGGTTCTGGATTTAGATATTTTGGACTTCGAAGAAATTCAGGAAAACGATGAAAATCAGTTGTCTGAAATGGAAAAAGGAGCAATCGAAAAAGCGTTGTTCAAACATAGCGGAAATATCAGTAAAACTGCCGAAGAATTGGGTTTGTCTCGCGCGGCTTTGTACCGAAGAATAGAAAAATACGATTTAAAGAATTAA
- a CDS encoding sensor histidine kinase produces MRNWKFYNALFVRVVFIMALFLCSALLFYKGFRYNAILVGVFVLIFLFEMYFFVKNQLLFYDKTINSILHNDFSTHFPEEHKKDNFNSLYLLYDTLKVQKQEQTSKELIYRSILNSIDTAALILEKENDNWSIFIMNDCFSNLFKVPKVTHWKYLKNYLPALCNEIENIDFAEVKTAISIKIEDQDLQTFMLQTSHTQTYNKEYFIILLDSIQRVIEKKEKEAWINLMKIISHELMNSLTPIRALSQNLLHIVDQEQLEEDDFEDIKSSISTIINRSDHLQVFVENYRKLAMLPTPNKQMTPIKALFEDCLRIMNPILKQEGIELFNEIHSSRSISIDKNQMEQVIINLITNSIHALKEKEEKKLIISSYTENNRFFIVISDNGKGVDAEIRDKVFLPFFTTRKDGAGIGLTLSKNIIEAHGGYLSYQTDEDQTSFVICLI; encoded by the coding sequence ATGAGGAATTGGAAGTTTTATAACGCTTTATTCGTAAGAGTTGTGTTTATCATGGCGCTTTTTCTTTGCAGTGCTTTGCTGTTTTATAAAGGATTTCGATACAACGCTATTTTGGTTGGCGTTTTTGTTCTGATTTTTCTTTTTGAAATGTATTTTTTTGTCAAAAATCAACTTTTGTTTTATGACAAAACGATAAACTCTATTTTGCATAACGACTTTTCTACACACTTTCCAGAAGAGCATAAAAAAGATAATTTTAATAGTTTGTACCTTTTGTACGATACCTTAAAAGTTCAAAAACAAGAACAGACTTCTAAAGAATTAATTTATCGTTCGATATTGAACAGTATTGATACAGCGGCTTTGATTCTGGAAAAAGAAAATGACAATTGGTCTATTTTTATAATGAATGATTGTTTTTCGAATCTCTTTAAAGTGCCGAAAGTAACACACTGGAAATACCTTAAAAATTACCTTCCTGCACTTTGTAATGAAATTGAAAATATTGATTTTGCTGAGGTTAAAACGGCTATTTCTATAAAAATTGAAGATCAGGATTTGCAGACATTTATGCTTCAAACTTCGCATACGCAAACCTACAACAAAGAATATTTTATTATTTTATTGGATAGTATTCAACGTGTTATTGAGAAGAAAGAAAAAGAAGCTTGGATTAATTTGATGAAAATTATATCGCATGAATTAATGAATTCTTTAACGCCAATCCGTGCGCTTTCGCAGAATTTGCTCCATATTGTAGATCAAGAACAATTAGAAGAAGATGATTTTGAAGATATCAAAAGTAGTATTTCAACTATCATAAATCGAAGCGATCATTTGCAGGTTTTTGTTGAGAATTACAGAAAATTGGCGATGCTTCCGACACCAAATAAACAAATGACGCCAATTAAGGCATTGTTTGAAGATTGTCTTCGAATTATGAATCCGATTTTGAAACAAGAAGGAATTGAATTGTTTAACGAAATTCATAGTTCGCGCTCGATTTCAATTGATAAAAATCAGATGGAACAGGTAATTATTAATTTGATTACCAATAGTATTCACGCTTTAAAAGAAAAAGAAGAAAAGAAATTAATCATTTCAAGTTATACCGAAAATAACCGCTTTTTTATTGTGATTTCAGATAACGGAAAAGGTGTAGATGCTGAAATTAGAGATAAAGTTTTCTTGCCTTTTTTCACGACCAGAAAAGATGGCGCTGGAATCGGATTAACGCTTTCTAAAAATATTATTGAAGCACATGGAGGATATTTAAGTTACCAAACCGATGAAGATCAAACGAGTTTTGTGATTTGTTTGATTTGA
- a CDS encoding MGMT family protein, which yields MAEENFFERVYVIARQIPYGKVTSYGAIAKALGTARSARMVGWAMNACHNMDDVPAHRVVNQKGLLTGKHHFDGTNLMQQLLENEGIKVVNNQIVDFEKHFWKPEIEF from the coding sequence ATGGCTGAGGAAAATTTTTTCGAAAGAGTTTATGTAATTGCAAGACAAATTCCGTACGGAAAAGTCACTTCTTATGGTGCAATTGCAAAAGCTTTAGGAACTGCTCGTTCTGCTAGAATGGTGGGTTGGGCAATGAATGCATGTCATAATATGGATGATGTTCCGGCGCATAGAGTTGTCAATCAAAAAGGACTTTTGACCGGAAAACATCATTTTGACGGAACTAATTTAATGCAACAACTTTTAGAAAACGAAGGAATTAAAGTCGTAAACAATCAGATTGTTGATTTTGAAAAACACTTTTGGAAACCTGAAATTGAATTTTAA
- a CDS encoding LysE family transporter: MALFTPFISGFIAAAIGIIPPGLINMTAAKINLKEGKKNAMWFAVGAVLVIFFQVYVAVLFARVIDNRPDVVTLLREVGFGIFSILTIYFLFIAKEPKTKKKSKIKKSSKKSRFFLGMLLSGLNFFPIPYYVVVSVTLASYHLFVFENNIIFTFVLGSVLGSFAALYSYIAFFGRIEKKTDYLMRNMNTIIGSITGLIALATLFNILNYYFG, from the coding sequence ATGGCCTTATTTACTCCTTTTATTTCTGGATTTATAGCCGCTGCAATTGGGATTATTCCACCAGGATTAATCAACATGACGGCAGCCAAAATAAATCTGAAAGAAGGTAAAAAGAATGCCATGTGGTTTGCTGTTGGAGCCGTTTTGGTTATTTTTTTTCAGGTTTATGTTGCAGTTCTTTTTGCTCGCGTAATTGATAATCGTCCAGATGTTGTTACGCTATTGCGTGAAGTTGGTTTTGGAATCTTTTCGATTTTAACGATTTACTTTTTATTTATTGCAAAAGAACCCAAAACCAAGAAAAAATCGAAGATTAAAAAAAGCAGTAAAAAAAGCCGTTTTTTTCTTGGAATGTTGCTTTCTGGATTAAATTTCTTTCCGATTCCGTATTACGTTGTTGTGAGCGTTACTTTGGCATCGTATCATCTTTTTGTATTCGAAAACAATATCATTTTTACATTTGTATTAGGATCTGTTTTAGGCTCGTTTGCCGCTTTGTATAGTTACATTGCCTTTTTTGGAAGAATCGAAAAGAAAACGGATTATTTAATGCGAAACATGAATACTATTATTGGAAGCATTACGGGATTAATCGCACTTGCAACACTTTTTAATATCCTGAATTACTATTTCGGTTAA
- the trmB gene encoding tRNA (guanosine(46)-N7)-methyltransferase TrmB, translating into MGSKNKLKRFRENETFQNVFQPTREEVVGDLMPLKGKWNSDFFKNDNPLVLELGCGKGEYSVGLAEKYPDKNFIGIDIKGARFWRGAKTAVEDGLHNVAFVRTQIELINHIFAEGEVDEIWITFPDPQIKYKRTKHRMTNSEFLKLYKKILKKDGVVNLKTDSEFMHGYTLGLLHGEGHEVLYANHNVYKNEGSPEVVTSIQTFYEKQYLEINKAITYIRFKIKD; encoded by the coding sequence GTGGGAAGTAAAAATAAACTAAAAAGATTCAGAGAAAACGAAACATTTCAAAACGTTTTTCAACCAACTAGAGAAGAAGTTGTTGGCGATTTAATGCCTTTAAAAGGAAAATGGAATTCTGATTTCTTTAAAAATGATAATCCATTAGTTTTAGAATTAGGATGTGGAAAGGGAGAATATTCTGTTGGATTAGCAGAAAAATACCCAGACAAAAATTTTATCGGAATTGACATCAAAGGTGCGCGTTTCTGGCGTGGTGCTAAAACTGCTGTTGAAGACGGTCTTCATAATGTAGCTTTTGTTCGAACTCAAATCGAATTGATCAATCATATTTTTGCTGAAGGCGAAGTAGACGAAATCTGGATTACTTTTCCAGATCCGCAGATCAAATACAAAAGAACAAAACACAGAATGACAAATTCTGAATTCTTGAAACTATACAAAAAAATCCTGAAAAAAGACGGCGTTGTAAACCTTAAAACCGATAGCGAATTCATGCACGGTTATACTTTAGGTTTGCTTCACGGAGAAGGACACGAAGTTTTATATGCGAATCATAACGTATACAAAAACGAAGGAAGTCCAGAAGTTGTAACTTCGATTCAGACATTTTATGAGAAACAATATTTAGAAATTAACAAGGCAATTACGTATATTCGTTTCAAAATTAAAGATTAG
- a CDS encoding ammonium transporter produces the protein MKIEKRWIISFIMISVVCTIGAFWPTVTENSYVLSEFGTTDHIVPADVAWMLTSSCLVLIMTPGLSFFYGGMVGKKNVISTMLQSFICLGVVTLLWVVVAFSLAFGDPVGFGSGDHFYSFFGNPTTFAFMDYVGVLPHKQLANTIPFMLFALFQMKFAIICPAIITGSFAERVRFISYLVFISLFTIFIYAPLCHAVWYPTGVLGSYFGVKDFAGGTVVHMSSGFAALAGVIVLGKRKNSQHIPTNIPFVLLGTGMLWFGWFGFNAGSALAANGTAAMAFATTTTSSAAAMLTWIFFDRMNGRKVSALGACIGAVVGLVAITPAAGFVSVPESMFFGFVTALVSNTAVNCKYSKRFDDTLDVFACHGVGGIMGMILTAIFAHGEDASLLHGGWNVFGHHMMALVLVSVFTFFGAYFLFKVTNFIIPLRVSEESEHIGLDLSQHDESLDPKAQPITEPHYG, from the coding sequence ATGAAAATAGAAAAACGCTGGATTATTTCCTTTATTATGATCAGTGTCGTGTGCACAATTGGTGCATTTTGGCCAACAGTTACAGAAAATAGTTATGTTTTATCAGAATTTGGAACTACAGACCATATTGTTCCTGCCGATGTTGCCTGGATGCTTACTTCTAGTTGCTTGGTTTTAATCATGACACCAGGATTATCATTCTTTTACGGAGGAATGGTTGGAAAAAAGAATGTAATTTCTACCATGCTTCAAAGTTTTATTTGCTTAGGCGTAGTAACGCTTTTATGGGTTGTTGTTGCATTTAGTTTAGCTTTTGGAGATCCCGTTGGATTTGGCTCTGGAGATCATTTTTACAGCTTTTTCGGAAACCCGACTACTTTTGCTTTTATGGATTATGTAGGTGTTCTGCCTCATAAACAATTAGCAAATACAATTCCGTTTATGCTTTTTGCTTTGTTTCAAATGAAATTTGCCATCATTTGTCCTGCAATTATTACGGGTTCGTTTGCAGAACGTGTTCGTTTTATTTCTTATTTAGTTTTCATTAGTTTATTCACCATTTTTATATATGCTCCTTTGTGTCACGCTGTTTGGTATCCAACGGGTGTTTTAGGAAGTTATTTTGGAGTAAAAGATTTTGCAGGAGGAACTGTTGTCCATATGAGTTCTGGTTTTGCTGCTTTGGCTGGAGTTATTGTTTTAGGAAAAAGAAAAAACAGTCAGCATATTCCAACCAATATTCCATTTGTATTATTAGGAACAGGAATGCTTTGGTTTGGATGGTTCGGATTTAACGCTGGATCTGCTCTTGCTGCCAACGGAACTGCTGCCATGGCTTTTGCAACCACTACAACTTCATCTGCCGCTGCAATGCTAACTTGGATTTTCTTCGATAGAATGAACGGCAGAAAAGTGTCTGCTCTAGGCGCTTGTATCGGAGCCGTTGTAGGTTTAGTTGCTATTACGCCAGCCGCAGGATTTGTTTCGGTGCCAGAAAGTATGTTCTTCGGATTTGTAACGGCTTTGGTTTCTAATACCGCAGTAAATTGCAAATACTCAAAAAGATTTGATGATACGCTTGACGTTTTTGCTTGCCACGGAGTCGGAGGAATTATGGGAATGATTTTAACAGCTATCTTTGCTCACGGAGAAGACGCAAGTTTACTTCATGGAGGATGGAATGTTTTCGGACACCATATGATGGCGTTGGTTTTAGTATCTGTTTTTACTTTCTTCGGAGCTTATTTCTTATTCAAAGTAACGAACTTCATTATTCCATTAAGAGTTTCAGAAGAATCAGAACATATCGGATTGGATTTATCACAACACGATGAATCTCTTGATCCGAAAGCACAGCCAATTACGGAACCTCATTACGGTTAA
- a CDS encoding nuclear transport factor 2 family protein, with amino-acid sequence MKKTILLLLFVASFANAQTDKNKINQTLDAWHKAAGEVKYDAYFNAMADDAIYIGTDATENWTKKEFQVWAKPYFDKKTTWNFKALERHIFFDKSGKIAWFDELLDTQMKICRGSGVLVKVGNEWKIQHYVLSMTIPNDEVDAVTKIKAPIEDALIAKLQKK; translated from the coding sequence ATGAAAAAAACAATCTTACTTCTTTTATTTGTAGCTTCTTTTGCAAATGCACAAACCGACAAAAATAAAATCAATCAGACTTTAGACGCTTGGCATAAAGCCGCTGGCGAAGTAAAATATGATGCTTACTTTAATGCAATGGCAGATGACGCTATCTACATCGGAACAGATGCAACAGAAAACTGGACAAAAAAAGAATTTCAGGTTTGGGCAAAACCTTATTTTGACAAAAAAACGACATGGAATTTTAAAGCCTTAGAACGTCATATCTTTTTTGATAAATCGGGAAAAATTGCTTGGTTTGATGAATTGCTTGATACTCAAATGAAAATCTGTCGTGGTTCTGGCGTTTTGGTAAAAGTAGGTAACGAATGGAAAATTCAGCATTATGTTTTATCAATGACTATTCCGAATGATGAAGTTGATGCCGTAACTAAAATAAAAGCGCCAATTGAAGACGCTTTAATCGCAAAGCTTCAAAAGAAATAA
- a CDS encoding HPF/RaiA family ribosome-associated protein has protein sequence MKVQINTDKNIEGSARLESYFAAETEKSLDRFQDKITRVEIHFGDENGEKFSLHDKKCVIEVRPVKLQAITVTDHADTLEKAFSGALAKAKKSLTSTFEKIKTH, from the coding sequence ATGAAAGTACAAATCAACACCGACAAAAACATTGAAGGAAGTGCAAGATTAGAAAGTTATTTTGCTGCAGAAACAGAAAAAAGCTTAGATCGTTTTCAGGATAAAATTACTCGCGTAGAAATTCATTTTGGAGATGAAAATGGAGAAAAATTTAGCTTGCACGACAAAAAATGTGTAATTGAGGTTCGTCCTGTAAAATTACAGGCAATCACAGTTACAGATCATGCCGACACGCTTGAAAAAGCATTTAGCGGTGCTTTGGCAAAGGCAAAAAAATCGTTGACTTCGACTTTCGAAAAAATAAAAACACATTAA
- a CDS encoding HNH endonuclease → MAGENWTREQTVVALNTYCKIPFNRVSSNHPEIIRVSKIIGRSPNSLKMKIGNFGSFDLELKAKGIVGLGNASKLDKIVWEEFSSNWQNLGYESELLISNFENEPIEKTSKINLDNLPLGKEREAIIKARVNQNFFRSTILSSYNSRCCITGLSIPDFLVASHIIPWAKDDKIRLNPHNGVCINSIHDKAFDRGFITITTDYKIKISQYFNEYKFENAVEDFFLKYHNKPIILPDRFLPSKEYLDFHQTTIFKK, encoded by the coding sequence ATGGCAGGAGAAAATTGGACTCGAGAACAAACAGTAGTCGCCTTAAATACGTATTGCAAAATTCCATTTAACAGAGTTTCATCAAATCATCCTGAAATAATTCGGGTTTCTAAAATCATTGGCAGAAGTCCAAATTCTTTAAAAATGAAAATTGGAAATTTTGGAAGTTTCGATTTAGAATTAAAAGCTAAAGGAATTGTTGGATTAGGGAATGCAAGTAAACTTGATAAAATCGTTTGGGAGGAATTTAGTAGTAATTGGCAAAACCTCGGTTACGAAAGTGAATTGCTGATTTCTAATTTTGAAAACGAACCTATTGAAAAAACTTCAAAAATTAATCTCGATAATTTGCCATTAGGCAAAGAGAGAGAAGCAATTATTAAAGCAAGAGTCAATCAGAATTTCTTTCGCTCAACAATTCTTTCATCGTACAATTCTAGATGTTGCATAACAGGATTATCGATTCCAGATTTCCTTGTTGCAAGCCATATAATTCCTTGGGCAAAAGATGATAAAATTAGATTAAATCCTCATAATGGAGTTTGTATAAATTCAATTCATGATAAAGCTTTTGACAGAGGTTTCATAACCATTACAACTGATTATAAAATAAAGATATCACAATACTTCAATGAATATAAATTTGAAAATGCGGTAGAAGATTTCTTTTTAAAATACCACAACAAACCAATCATTTTACCAGATCGATTCCTTCCCTCCAAAGAATATTTAGATTTTCATCAAACAACAATTTTTAAAAAATGA
- a CDS encoding AsmA-like C-terminal region-containing protein: MKTKINSLAFNTVHGSFAKEKILQGNFDISYSEASQKIDIKTQKLKIGSDAFDIKAFFNIGKQNSLFGINIETNILWRNASNLLSANISSKLNQFDLKKPIEVNCDIKGDLNVEGDPKIMVQADIRNNELTIPDGLFTNCSFKGIFTNNFKPEKGFNDPNSAIILTHFKAEYETIPLTISQAVINNLEKPIATGIVNADFDISKLNGMSNEKILHFESGHAKANLRFQFDIVDLYINKPRITGEVDIDNATFDYLPKSIHAEKTAVQLSFTEQALYIKKIAYKHKNNIIRIDGKIDNFLNLYYDAPEKMVVNWNIYCPSIDVKQFLGVLKNSPTQKTVQKKTVKKKNVNFTNQLKSVIEKCTAVINLKADKITYGSLTATNTKATLQMLNSKLLLKNGTLQTSGGSIAFNGAILPSGNQYIFSSNAQVNRVDIASFLRSFNNFGIKSFSPKNIKGRLSSNANVTGLMSSKGDLIVNSMRGKLDFNVNQGALLDFEPIMKVGKFAFPFRDVENITFSDLSGSLNLRGEQIDIRKLTISSSVLNFDIDGIYSFGRGTNLALTVPLRNSKNDANLATKEERKAVRERGIVLHLIAYDNEGKIKIKWGKRDKE; the protein is encoded by the coding sequence TTGAAAACCAAAATTAACAGTCTCGCTTTTAATACCGTTCACGGAAGTTTTGCCAAAGAAAAAATATTGCAAGGCAATTTTGATATTTCGTATTCTGAAGCATCTCAAAAAATAGACATTAAAACTCAAAAGCTTAAAATTGGTTCTGATGCATTTGACATTAAGGCTTTCTTTAATATCGGAAAACAAAATTCACTTTTCGGAATTAACATTGAAACCAATATTTTATGGCGAAATGCGTCTAATTTATTATCGGCAAATATCAGTTCAAAACTGAATCAATTTGATTTAAAAAAACCGATAGAAGTCAATTGCGATATAAAAGGCGATTTAAATGTCGAAGGCGATCCGAAAATTATGGTTCAGGCCGATATTCGAAATAACGAATTGACAATTCCCGATGGCTTGTTTACCAATTGCAGTTTTAAAGGCATTTTTACGAATAATTTTAAACCCGAAAAAGGTTTTAATGATCCGAATTCTGCTATAATTCTAACACACTTTAAAGCTGAATACGAAACGATTCCGCTTACGATTTCACAAGCCGTTATTAATAATCTCGAAAAACCAATTGCTACTGGAATCGTAAATGCCGATTTTGATATTTCGAAACTTAACGGAATGTCGAATGAAAAAATTCTTCATTTCGAAAGCGGACATGCCAAAGCCAATTTAAGATTTCAGTTTGATATTGTCGATTTGTACATTAACAAACCTCGTATAACTGGCGAAGTCGATATTGATAACGCGACGTTTGATTATCTTCCTAAAAGCATTCATGCCGAAAAAACCGCCGTACAATTATCGTTTACAGAGCAGGCGCTTTACATCAAAAAAATAGCTTATAAACACAAAAACAACATTATTCGAATTGATGGAAAAATCGATAATTTCTTGAATTTGTATTACGATGCGCCCGAAAAAATGGTTGTAAATTGGAATATTTACTGCCCGAGTATTGATGTAAAACAATTTTTAGGTGTTTTAAAAAATTCGCCAACCCAAAAAACAGTGCAGAAAAAAACAGTTAAAAAGAAAAACGTCAATTTTACAAATCAGCTGAAATCTGTAATTGAGAAATGTACCGCTGTAATCAATCTCAAAGCCGATAAAATCACTTACGGTTCGCTTACAGCAACAAATACCAAAGCGACTTTGCAAATGCTAAATTCGAAATTACTGCTCAAAAACGGAACTTTGCAGACTTCTGGCGGAAGTATTGCGTTTAACGGCGCTATTTTACCAAGCGGAAACCAATATATTTTCAGTTCGAATGCGCAAGTAAACCGAGTAGATATTGCAAGTTTTTTAAGATCTTTCAACAATTTCGGAATCAAATCTTTTAGTCCAAAAAACATCAAAGGACGATTAAGCAGCAACGCCAATGTTACAGGTTTAATGAGCAGCAAAGGCGATTTGATTGTGAATTCGATGCGAGGAAAATTAGATTTTAATGTCAATCAAGGCGCTTTACTCGACTTTGAACCGATTATGAAAGTCGGCAAATTTGCTTTTCCGTTTCGCGATGTGGAGAATATTACGTTTAGCGATTTATCGGGTTCGCTCAATCTTCGCGGCGAACAAATCGATATTCGCAAATTAACTATAAGTTCCAGCGTCTTAAACTTCGACATAGACGGAATTTACTCTTTCGGTCGAGGCACAAATCTAGCGCTTACAGTTCCGCTAAGAAACTCTAAAAACGATGCCAATCTTGCCACTAAAGAAGAACGTAAAGCTGTTAGAGAACGTGGTATTGTCCTGCATTTGATTGCTTATGATAATGAGGGGAAGATTAAGATTAAGTGGGGGAAGAGGGATAAGGAGTGA